GCACTCGCGGCGGTGGTACAGGCAGCCCTGGGAGTGCGAAGGTGGATCACCAAATTGGGAGTTTCCTGAAGCCGTGAAATACCCCGCAGTGAAGCGTGCCGTGGCACGAACGGCCCTCGCTACCCTGAGCCGCGGGCCTGACGCGTATTTGGAAGAGACGGTCGAGACGAGAGGTGACGGACCCGAGTTCGACTGGGAGGTCGTTCGGGAACTCGAGAGGGAGCTGGAGACCATCAAAAAGCGTTACCCCGAGTCGCTGGGGATCAGGGACGAAAGGGGCGGGCAATTCGAAGCCGAAGCATGTGCGATCGTGCACCATGTGTTTCGGGATCTCGAGCCGGACATACTAGCGGATCGAGAATTCTGGGTTTGGCTAGCTCTGATCCCCTTCCGGACGCTGGTGATGTGGCGCCACGCTGGTAAGCCTGCCCCCGACAATTTCGGTACCGGTTCCGCAGTCGAAAACTTCTTGTTTCGAATGTGGTTGCGGGCAGACGCGGGGTACGACGAGGGGAAACCGGACCCTTACGAGATATCGAAAATGGGGGACCAAGACTTCTGGCGAAGCCACATATTGCGACAGGATTACGGACGTTGCCGCCCCCTCGTCCGGGCTCTGGTGAAGTATCAATTCGCGAACGGCACCAAGCGGATGCGTGACCCCCAAATCCGAGAGCTCGCGAAATTGCTGAGGCGACTCCATGCGAACGTGATCTTCGACTTTCTGACAGAGGAAGAAGCACGCGATCTCGTTCATGAGATGGCTGAGCGCGCGGCCCGGTCGCTGGCGGATTGACGAGGTTGGAAGGAGGGTTGGGGATGCTGGCGGAGTGTTACTACGAAGGCGCGGGCCTGATAGTGAGGCGGTTACGGATCGGTAAGAGGGTGCTCGAAAGCTCGATTCAAGACGTCTCCTCCCTACCCCCGGAGGCTCCTGCTTGGTCCAAGTGGTGGCGTTCGTACCTGAAGGGTGCCGAATCACAAACTCCTGGGTTCACGGGTCGGCGAATCACGATCGTCGATCTCTTCTGCGGCTGCGGCGGTTTCGCATTGGGGGTGAAGGAGGCCGCTCGTGCCCTGGGTCTGAAACCCGTTTTCTTGTTGGCCGTCGACATCGACAGCGACGCTCTAGCCACTTACGCGCACAATCTACGCCCCCGCGCGACTCTCCGCGCCGACGTGCATCGTCTCGCCGAGTTCCAGTGTGTGGGCTGGGGAGGGTCTACGCGGTTCGCGCGACCGCCCGAAGTGCTCGACCGAAGCCTCGCCAGCTTGGTCGGGAGGCCGGATCTGGTCATTGCGGCGCCCCCCTGTCAAGGTCACTCGAACCTGAACAACCACACGCGACGAACCGATCCGCGGAACTTACTTTACCTGGATGCGGTCGCGGTCGCAGTAGCCTTGGAGGCCGGCGCGATCCTGGTCGAGAATGTGCCCGACGTGGCGAACGACAGAATGGGAATCCTCGAAACCGCGAAGTCGTTGTTGAAGACTTCGGGATACCAGGTCGTCGAGGGTATTCTCTCGGCGGAAGAGGTCGGGCTGCCACAAGTCCGGAGAAGGCGGTTTCTCGCCGCTTCACGCGGCCCACTGACGGAGTTCCACGTCCTCCGCAAGGCCTTTCATAGAAAGCCCGAAGGAGTCTGGTGGGCCATCGAGGACCTCTTGGACGCTCGGTCGGACGACGTCCTGGATTCCTCGCCGAAACTCTCTGCCGAAAACAAGAAACGCGTCGACTACCTCTTCGAGCTCGGTCTCTACGAGCTCCCTCCTCAGATGCGACCCCCGTGCCACCGTAACGGCCACACCTACCCTTCGGTGTACGGGAGGCTTCGGTGGGAAGAGCCGGCGGGTACTATCACCGGGGGTTTCATGTCCCCAGGACAAGGACGCTTCATCCACCCGCTGCAAAGAAGGACCCTAACACCCAGAGAAGCCGCGCGGCTTCAAGGTTTCCCCGATTCTTTTCGTTTTCGGGTCCCTGCGGCAATGCCACCCACCCGCCGAAGCCTGGCAAAGCTCATCGGCGATGCCGTTCCTCCGCTGCTCGGCTACGTGGCCGCTTTTTCCGTTCTCGCAGGGCTTGTCGATGCACAAGAGGGTGCGGACGGCCGCTGTCCGTAGGTCTACCGTCGCAACTACTCCGGAGCGCTCGCGACTCATGAGCACCGTAAGGCGGTCCGACACCGCTCCCGAGGTAGCTCTGCAGCGTGCTCTGAGAAGGTTGAAATTACGGTTCGTGACCCAGAACCGCCATCTCCCGGGCACGCCCGACATCGTGTTCAAAAAGTCGCGCTTGGTGGTATTCGTTCACGGGTGCTTCTGGCATCGGCACCCCGACTGCCGCCTTGCGACGGTGCCGAGAACGAACCGCGCGTTTTGGCTAGAGAAGTTCAAATCCAACGTACGCAGGGACCGGCGGAAAGTCAGACTGTTGCGCCAGGCGGGATGGCGCGTAGCGGTGGCTTGGCAATGCCGAATCGAGGACGATGTCGAAAAAATAGCGAGGCGCCTTGCACGGATGGCCGCGAAGCGGCGCGTCGTTCCAGGGGCGAATTGGCAGGGCGTGGAAGCGGCGGGTATCAAGCGCGACGGCCGACGATACCGAACCTCCGCGGAGAAAACGTGAACGACCCTTGTGCGAAACTCGTGGAGAGGGTCCTCGGGGAGCTGGACACACTTTCCCCACGGGAGCGAGAGATTCTGAAAAAGCGATTCGGGATCGGGGGACCGTCGCGGACCACGGAGGAGCTGGGGCGTGAGTTCGGCGTTACGGGAGTCAGAGTTCGGCAAATCGAGGCCCGAGCCCTTCGAAAACTCATGTTCCCCAGCGGAAGCAGAATTCTGGGCACCCGGTATTTTCGGCCTTCCCGCGGGACACTGTTCGGCACCGTGACCGGGAGACGGCGATCGTCTCGGAATCCGACGTTTGCAAAGCTCAAGTCGAGCTAGCCGCCACGGGTAGCAACTCCGAGCTACGGCGCCGAGCAGAGAGGACGGCCGGGCATTTCCACCTCGTCGACGCCTGGCGGGAGACCCGTGACGGCCGGCGGGTCTTCAAGTTCCGCCTCGTCGCCGCCGAGGCCGACGCCTAGATCTCCGGTGGCGTGACGCCCTCGCACACTTCGATGTCCAGGCGAGCTGCCGTCTCGCGTGCCCGCGGCTCGACGTACGGGCTGATGATCAGGCGCCGGTCCACCTGCACGCCCGTGACTTCGCGGTAAAGCTCCGCCTTTCGGGCGAAGCCGACGACGTCGAAAACGGAGACGGCCGACTTGATCTCCACCAGGATGTGCTGCCCGTCCCTGACGAGGACGTCGACTTCCACGTCCGAAGGATAGCCGAAAAGCTTCCCCGCGGCGTCCCGATGGCGCCACTGCTCCACGTGGACGTTGGGCTGGTCGCCGAAGAGCGAGCGGATGCCAGCCCGGAAAGCTTCCTCGCTCATGAGGCCCCACCGGGCGCCGAGCCCCATCACCTGGCGCTGCAAGGCACCGATCGCACGCCCCTGCTCTTCGACAGCTCGCGTGAGCCGCTCGATCGCGGCTCCGTGGGTTTCCACGACCCGCGTGAGCCGTTCGAGCCTTTCGCCGTGCTCCTCCACGACCCGCGTGAGCCGTTCGAGTCGCTCGCCATGCTCGGCAAGCCTCCGGCCGTGGTCCTCTACGACTTGCGTGAGCCGCTCGAGCCTCTCGCTGTGTTCCTCCACGACCCGGGTGAGCCGCTCGAGCCTTTCGCCATGCTCGGCAAGCCTCCGGCCCTGCTCCTCTACGACTTGCGTGAGCCGCTCGAGCCTCTCGCTGTGTTCCTCCACGACCCGGGTGAGCCGTTCGAGTCGCTCGCCGTGCTCGGCAAGCTTCCGGCCATGGTCCTCCACGACTTGCGTGAGGCGCTCGAGCTTCTCGCTGTGCTCGGCCAGACGCCGGCTATGCTCCTCGATTCGGCGGCCCTGCTCCTCTACGGCTCGCGTGAGTCGTTCGAGTCGTTCGCTGTGTTCGGCGAGCTGGCGTGTGTGCTCCTCGACGGCTTGCGTGAGCCGCTCGAGTCGTCTCGCTGTGTTCGGCGAGCTGGCGCGTGTGCTCTTCGACGACTTGCGTGAGCCGCTCGAGCCGCTCGCTGTGCTCGGCAAGCGTCCGGCTGTGCTCCTCTACGACTTGCGTGAGCCGTTCGAGGCGCTCGCTGTGCTCGGCCAGACGCCGGCCGTGTTCTTCCAGACGCCGGTCGATGGCCTCGAAGCGCTCCGCGAAGTCCTTGCGCAGTTGCCGCAGTTCGGAGAGAAGGGCCGCGGTTTCCTCCCTCGTCGTAAGGGACTCGACCAGCGTGCCGATCAAAAGGGCCCGGATCTCCGGGTCCTCTCGCAACAATCGTGGCAAGGCAGTCCGCAGCTGATCGAGAAAAGAAGTCTTTCTGGCACCAGCCATCGAGGCGATTATGAGGTCGGCCAAGACGGAGCGTCAATCGCTGTGGGACATCCGTGGAATGCACCCTCATCCACCCGCTCCGTCGACCCTGCTCCGGAAGATTTCCGCACGGCCCTTTCCGCATGCACCCGAGGGCCTTTGACTCCGCACCTTCGCAGGTGCTTCGAGCCTCCGACGCGATTTCTGCCTCCGCGGTCCCCCGAGAGCGGTAGTTCGGGCGGGTCGCCTATCTCCCCGAGAGGGGCCGGGGGTGAATGGAACAGTCACAGTTCATTCACAGGTCGGCCGTTTTTCCCAGCTTCTCGGGAAGCCCTCAAAAAGAAAAACCCCCGAAAAACTCGGGGGTTCTTCCCAGCGCGCCCAGGCTGACTCGAACAGCCGACCTTCTGATTCGTAGTCAGACGCTCTATCCAGCTGAGCTATGGGCGCACAACGCGGATACGACCCGAGAGATACCCGAGCACCTCCCGGCAGTCAACGTGAGGACGGAAGCTGCGCGGGAAGGCAGAGGCCGCCATGCGAGGGGAGCTCTCGCCGACGCCCTCCGCGTAGATCCCGGCCAGGCAGTCGACGAGCTTCTTCCCGGGGACGCAATGCATCGGCGCGGAATTCGCGGCGCCGAGGCAACACGGAGCGGCGCCCGCTCCGGTAGAGCCCGAGAACCGAGAGCCCCCCGACACGCTCCGAGAAGGCCCCGGCCCGCCGGCCCTCGCCTCGCCGAGGTCGGCTTACCGCCCGGTTTCGTCCAGTGCTCCGTCGACGGCACCCGCGCCGGGGAAAGCAGAAGCGGAGAGGGAGGGATTCGAACCCTCGGTGGGGTTTTTAGCCCCACACACGCTTAGCAGGCGTGCGCCTTCGACCAACTCGGCCACCTCTCCGCGCCGGTCTCCCCCACTCCTACACCAATCGCGCAGGAGGTGGCAACGCGGCGCGGCTCAGGCCGGAGCAATCCGGAACGGAGGCGGCTCGGGGTCGATGCCGAGGAGATGACGCAAAAGAAGCAGGTACCGGCGAAGCAGCTCGGGCAGGAGAAAATGCGTGCGCACGTGCTCGCGCCCCCTCTCGCCCATCGCGCGTGCACGGTCGGGATCGGCCAGAAGGTCTCCGATCCGGCGGGCGATTTCGTCGACGTTCTTGGGATCGACGAGAAAGCCCGTCTCGCCGTCTCGCACTTGCTTGACGATGCCTCCCACCCGCGAGCCCACGACGGGCGTCCCCTGCCAGAGAGCTTCGGAGACGACGAGCCCGAAGCCCTCGCGCGTGGAAACGTGGACGAAAACGCTCGCGAGCCGCATGAGCGCGCCGACCACGCGGTCGTTGTCGGGAACGTTGAGCCAGAGACGCACGTCGGGGTCGTCCCCC
This Candidatus Binatia bacterium DNA region includes the following protein-coding sequences:
- the ydiO gene encoding putative BsuMI modification methylase subunit YdiO — its product is MLAECYYEGAGLIVRRLRIGKRVLESSIQDVSSLPPEAPAWSKWWRSYLKGAESQTPGFTGRRITIVDLFCGCGGFALGVKEAARALGLKPVFLLAVDIDSDALATYAHNLRPRATLRADVHRLAEFQCVGWGGSTRFARPPEVLDRSLASLVGRPDLVIAAPPCQGHSNLNNHTRRTDPRNLLYLDAVAVAVALEAGAILVENVPDVANDRMGILETAKSLLKTSGYQVVEGILSAEEVGLPQVRRRRFLAASRGPLTEFHVLRKAFHRKPEGVWWAIEDLLDARSDDVLDSSPKLSAENKKRVDYLFELGLYELPPQMRPPCHRNGHTYPSVYGRLRWEEPAGTITGGFMSPGQGRFIHPLQRRTLTPREAARLQGFPDSFRFRVPAAMPPTRRSLAKLIGDAVPPLLGYVAAFSVLAGLVDAQEGADGRCP